The genome window ATCAGGGCGACCAGAAGCTTGTATTCGTGGGCGGTGAGATTCAGGGGTTTGCCATGGCAGGTGATGGTCATGGTATCCGGGTCGTGGCAGAGAGCGCCGTGTTTGCCGCTTTGCTGAGGGGGGGCAACGGCCTGTGCGGGTGAGCGCCGGAGGATGGCACGCACCCGGGCGGCGACCTCGCGTGGGCTGAAGGGTTTGGTGACGTAATCATCGCCCCCGAGTTCGAGTCCGAGGATGCGGTCGATTTCCGAATCGCGGGCCGTCAGGAACAGCACGGGCAGCGTGGATGACTTCCTGATTTCCCCGCACAGGTCGAAGCCCGAGATGTCCGGGAGGCCGACGTCGAGGATGGCGAGATCGTAGTTATCTGCGAATATTTTCAAGGCATCACCGGCGGTGGT of Akkermansiaceae bacterium contains these proteins:
- the creB gene encoding two-component system response regulator CreB, which encodes MPRVLLVEDETSIADTLVYALETEHFEVTHVTTAGDALKIFADNYDLAILDVGLPDISGFDLCGEIRKSSTLPVLFLTARDSEIDRILGLELGGDDYVTKPFSPREVAARVRAILRRSPAQAVAPPQQSGKHGALCHDPDTMTITCHGKPLNLTAHEYKLLVALMSRPGRIFTREQLLEKAWVDPGSAMDRTVDAHIKSLRSKIRECTGDGSDPIETRRGLGYTLAV